In a genomic window of Quercus lobata isolate SW786 chromosome 4, ValleyOak3.0 Primary Assembly, whole genome shotgun sequence:
- the LOC115985831 gene encoding uncharacterized protein LOC115985831 gives MQEELRAAYDAEHARWEEGDDDDDDETQPPSADDLVQETAPSNDGRAEDAVRETPISNNINKRRGITLMQRIWALPPNKKLVCGLNGSMQPVGESGQTFKRWLGTLCICRNYCPLMPATWTHVDRKCKEDAWVEIEKKWIIDPDIIKPANQMNWAMHLLGELRRNRRSKLKKKMLPKRCVNRRCLSQKTILG, from the exons ATGCAGGAGGAGTTAAGGGCCGCCTATGATGCTGAGCACGCAAGATGGGAGgaaggagatgatgatgatgatgatgagacaCAGCCACCTTCTGCAG ACGATTTGGTCCAAGAAACCGCACCATCCAATGATGGGCGTGCAGAAGATGCAGTTCGGGaaaccccaatatccaataatataaataaaagacgTGGAATAACGCTAATGCAGCGAATATGGGCTCTTCCACCGAACAAGAAACTTGTATGTGGGTTAAATGGGAGCATGCAACCGGTTGGGGAAAGCGGGCAAACATTCAAAAGGTGGTTGGGCACCTTATGCATCTGCCGCAACTATTGCCCACTTATGCCTGCTACTTGGACGCATGTCGACCGTAAATGCAAAGAAGACGCCTGGGTAGAGATAGAG AAAAAGTGGATCATTGACCCAGATATTATCAAACCAGCAAATCAAATGAACTGGGCAATGCACTTGTTAGGGGAGTTGAGAAGGAATCGAAGgagtaagttaaaaaaaaaaatgctacccAAAAGATGCGTTAATAGAAGATGTTTATCTCAAAAAACCATCTTGGGCTGA
- the LOC115985832 gene encoding uncharacterized protein LOC115985832 encodes MKAILDNGGKLVGDHRDGILWAKDDAFAQVMGKEHSGRVRGVGFGPTPSGRSGSNLPCVPGPSSTETAQRMTALENSMRDQLADSEQRHQQQLAEALAEAKRESDARHKQQLAEALAEAKRESDARHEQQLAEAMRESERRHQQQLDETKREMGEAKRRMDEMVAFLQKNVISSLSGYSGNSATS; translated from the exons atgaaagcaattttAGACAACGGGGGCAAACTAGTAGGAGACCATCGCGATGGAATTCTCTGGGCAAAAGATGATGCGTTCGCTCAAGTGATGGGCAAAGAACATTCTGGACGTGTCCGTGGGGTCGGTTTTGGACCAACCCCATCAGGAAGAAGTGGGTCCAACCTTCCATGTGTGCCTGGGCCGTCGTCCACTGAAACGGCCCAACGAATGACTGCATTGGAAAATTCGATGAGGGACCAACTTGCTGACTCAGAGCAAAGGCATCAGCAGCAACTGGCCGAAGCACTGGCCGAAGCAAAGCGGGAGTCAGATGCACGGCATAAGCAGCAACTAGCCGAAGCACTGGCCGAAGCAAAGCGGGAGTCAGATGCACGGCATGAGCAGCAACTGGCCGAAGCAATGCGCGAATCAGAAAGACGGCATCAGCAGCAGCTGGACGAAACAAAGCGGGAAATGGGTGAGGCAAAGCGGAGAATGGATGAAATGGTAGCCTTCTTACAAAAGAATGTCATCTCAAGTTTAAGCGGTTATTCAG gTAATAGCGCTACATCATAG
- the LOC115986173 gene encoding uncharacterized protein LOC115986173, which yields MDKSWMEKRRVTREYFEGVNQFVEFAAPSARNGQILCPCVKCVNLLIQPLNVVREHCWASGMLKNYKVWKFHGESAAATPATECGSSHVQETQNPYGDFHGMLHDLCPPHEIPPEPMEEGPTAQCPGEGPNDDAKKFYKMVDDVDKPLYEGCTKFSIFSAIVVLFQLKTLCGWTNKSFTLLLQVLMDMLPSDAKLPKDHYEAKKIVRDLGLGYEKIHACPNDCMLFWKQNVNLEACPCCKASRWKTNEASVASKHASSSKGKKKAAKILRWFPLKPRLQRLFLSPDLASSMKWHVNGRTDDGVMRHPADSDAWKMFDSKHLHFSSDPRNVRLGLAADGFNPFGIMSTSHSTWPVMLVPYNLPPWLCMKRSSLILSLVIPGPTSPGIAIDVYLEPLVEELRELWDVGVQAYDASSKEVFQLRAALMWTINDFPAYADLSGWSTKGELACPSCAMTTESRYLRNGRKFCYMGHRRWLDVDHDFRKDGMSFDGSIDTRLAPEPPVTSDIIVETEHLLGRCLGRKCQLAYKKRKRREADQSGWKKRSIFFTLPYWEDHKLRHNLDVMHIEKNVMDNILSTLLNLKDKTKDNYKARLDLADMGIRSELHLQ from the coding sequence ATGGACAAAAGTTGGATGGAGAAGCGGAGGGTTACAAGGGAATATTTTGAAGGTGTAAACCAATTCGTGGAATTTGCTGCTCCATCCGCCCGCAATGGGCAGATCTTATGTCCTTGTGTGAAATGTGTGAATTTGCTTATACAACCGCTAAATGTGGTACGTGAGCACTGTTGGGCTTCGGGGATgcttaaaaattacaaagtttgGAAATTTCATGGTGAATCGGCGGCTGCTACGCCAGCTACCGAATGTGGGAGCTCTCATGTGCAAGAAACCCAAAATCCATATGGTGATTTCCATGGGATGTTGCACGATTTGTGCCCCCCGCATGAAATCCCACCCGAACCAATGGAAGAAGGTCCAACTGCGCAATGTCCGGGTGAAGGTCCGAATGATGACGCCAAGAAGTTTTACAAGATGGTAGATGATGTAGACAAACCTTTATATGAAGGTTGtacaaaatttagcattttctcAGCAATTGTCGTGTTGTTCCAGTTGAAGACTCTGTGTGGTTGGACAAATAAGTCATTTACTCTGTTGCTTCAAGTCCTGATGGATATGCTTCCTTCAGACGCTAAGTTGCCAAAGGACCATTATGAGGCTAAGAAGATAGTTcgagatttgggtttgggttatgagAAGATCCATGCTTGTCCCAATGATTGTATGCTGTTTTGGAAGCAAAATGTTAACCTCGAAGCGTGTCCTTGTTGTAAAGCTTCAAGGTGGAAAACAAATGAGGCATCTGTTGCTAGTAAGCATGCTTCATCCAGTAAGGGGAAGAAGAAAGCTGCGAAGATCCTACGATGGTTCCCCTTAAAGCCAAGATTGCAGCGACTATTTCTGTCACCCGATCTGGCTAGTTCTATGAAATGGCATGTTAATGGTCGTACTGATGATGGGGTAATGCGACATCCTGCTGACTCAGATGCATGGAAAATGTTTGACAGTAAGCATTTACACTTCTCATCTGACCCTCGTAATGTCAGACTTGGATTAGCTGCGGATGGGTTCAACCCCTTCGGAATTATGAGTACTAGTCACAGTACATGGCCTGTCATGTTGGTCCCGTACAATCTCCCACCTTGGCTGTGCATGAAACGGTCATCTTTGATTCTATCATTAGTTATTCCTGGTCCTACCTCGCCAGGGATTGCTATAGATGTGTACTTGGAACCGTTAGTAGAAGAACTAAGGGAGTTATGGGATGTTGGAGTACAAGCATACGATGCATCTTCAAAAGAAGTATTCCAATTGCGTGCAGCATTGATGTGGACCATAAATGATTTTCCTGCATACGCAGATTTGTCGGGTTGGAGTACCAAAGGTGAGTTGGCGTGTCCTTCTTGTGCCATGACGACCGAGTCTCGATATTTGAGAAATGGTCGCAAATTCTGTTACATGGGACATCGGCGATGGTTGGATGTTGACCATGATTTCCGCAAAGATGGTATGTCATTTGATGGATCCATTGATACTCGATTGGCTCCTGAACCACCAGTCACATCTGACATTATTGTGGAAACTGAACATTTACTTGGACGTTGTCTGGGTAGGAAATGTCAACTTGCTtacaaaaaaaggaagagaagggaGGCAGACCAGAGTGGTTGGAAGAAAAGGAGTATATTTTTTACCTTGCCTTATTGGGAGGATCACAAGTTGCGACACAATCTTGATGTGATGCATATAGAGAAGAATGTGATGGACAATATACTAAGCACACTGTTGAACTTGAAGGATAAAACGAAGGATAATTACAAGGCACGCCTTGACTTGGCGGACATGGGGATAAGGAGTGAACTCCACCTACAATGA